The Sagittula sp. P11 genome window below encodes:
- the aroB gene encoding 3-dehydroquinate synthase has protein sequence MTETVSVPLPGRAYDVRIGEGLLARAGAEIAPLLKRPRVAIVTDETVAAAHLSTLETALSAEGIASVALTLPPGEATKGWPQFTRTVEWLLEQKVERRDIVIALGGGVIGDLVGFAAAVLRRGVRFVQIPTSLLAQVDSSVGGKTGINAPQGKNLIGAFHQPSLVLADIGVLDTLTPRDFRAGMGEVVKYGLLGDAAFFGWLEENAAAVIGGDRAARQHAVKRSVEMKAEIVLRDETEQGDRALLNLGHTFCHAFESATGYSDRLLHGEGVAIGCALAFELSARLGLCAQEDPSRARALLAEAGMKRDLRDIPGDLPDAEALLDLMGQDKKVVDGRLNFILARGIGAAFVTSDVPRDAVAGLLQEQLAAR, from the coding sequence ATGACCGAAACCGTAAGCGTGCCGCTGCCGGGGCGGGCCTATGACGTGCGCATCGGCGAAGGTTTGCTGGCGCGGGCCGGCGCAGAGATCGCGCCGCTGCTGAAACGGCCGCGCGTGGCCATCGTGACCGACGAAACCGTGGCTGCTGCGCATCTTTCGACGCTGGAAACGGCGCTGTCGGCCGAGGGAATCGCCAGCGTCGCGCTGACCCTGCCGCCGGGCGAGGCGACGAAGGGCTGGCCGCAGTTCACCCGCACGGTGGAATGGCTGCTGGAACAGAAGGTTGAGCGGCGCGACATCGTGATCGCGCTTGGCGGGGGGGTGATCGGCGACCTCGTGGGCTTTGCCGCCGCGGTGCTGCGGCGGGGCGTGCGCTTTGTGCAGATCCCGACCTCGCTTCTGGCGCAGGTGGACAGTTCGGTGGGCGGCAAGACCGGCATCAACGCGCCGCAGGGCAAGAACCTGATCGGCGCGTTCCACCAGCCGTCGCTGGTGCTGGCGGACATCGGTGTGCTGGACACGCTGACCCCGCGCGACTTCCGCGCCGGGATGGGCGAGGTGGTGAAATACGGGCTTCTCGGCGACGCCGCGTTCTTCGGCTGGCTGGAAGAGAACGCCGCGGCGGTGATCGGGGGCGACCGCGCGGCGCGGCAGCACGCGGTCAAACGCTCGGTCGAGATGAAGGCGGAGATCGTGCTGCGCGACGAGACGGAGCAGGGCGACCGCGCGCTGCTGAACCTCGGGCACACCTTCTGCCATGCGTTCGAATCGGCGACGGGCTATTCCGACCGGCTGCTGCACGGCGAGGGCGTGGCGATCGGCTGCGCGCTGGCCTTCGAGCTGTCCGCCCGGCTTGGCCTTTGCGCGCAGGAGGACCCGAGCCGGGCCCGCGCGCTGCTGGCGGAGGCGGGCATGAAGCGCGACCTGCGCGACATTCCCGGCGACCTGCCGGATGCAGAGGCGCTGCTGGACCTCATGGGCCAGGACAAGAAGGTGGTGGACGGGCGTTTGAACTTTATCCTCGCGCGCGGCATAGGCGCGGCCTTCGTCACCTCGGACGTGCCGCGCGACGCGGTGGCGGGGCTTCTGCAGGAGCAGCTTGCGGCGCGGTGA
- the moaA gene encoding GTP 3',8-cyclase MoaA: MTTPLIDPFQRPISYLRVSVTDRCDFRCVYCMSENMTFLPKKELLTLEELDRMCSTFIRLGVEKLRITGGEPLVRRDILTFFRGMTRHLEAGALKELTLTTNGSQLGRFAQDLYDAGMRRVNVSLDTLDETKFAEITRWGRLPQVLKGIDAAQAAGLRVKINAVALKGFNEDELFRITEWCAERDMDLTWIEVMPMGDIGNEDRLDQYWKLTDLRARLAEQYTLTDLPESTGGPARYVRLEETGQKIGFITPLSHNFCESCNRVRLTCTGELFMCLGQEDNADLRAALRNHPESDAPLEAAIRDAIRLKPKGHDFDYSRQTVDGRVSRHMSHTGG, from the coding sequence ATGACGACACCTCTGATCGATCCATTCCAGCGCCCGATTTCCTATCTTCGGGTTTCCGTCACCGACCGCTGCGATTTTCGCTGCGTGTACTGCATGTCGGAAAATATGACCTTCCTGCCCAAGAAGGAACTGCTGACGCTGGAGGAACTGGACCGCATGTGTTCGACCTTCATCCGGCTGGGCGTGGAAAAGCTGCGCATCACCGGGGGCGAACCGCTGGTGCGCCGTGACATCCTGACCTTCTTCCGCGGCATGACCCGGCACCTCGAGGCCGGCGCGCTGAAGGAGCTGACGCTGACCACCAACGGCTCCCAGCTCGGGCGGTTCGCGCAGGACCTCTACGATGCCGGGATGCGCCGGGTGAACGTCTCGCTCGACACGCTGGACGAGACCAAGTTTGCCGAGATCACCCGCTGGGGCCGCCTGCCGCAGGTGCTGAAGGGCATCGACGCCGCGCAGGCCGCGGGCCTCCGGGTCAAGATCAACGCCGTGGCGCTCAAGGGCTTCAACGAGGACGAGCTCTTCCGGATCACCGAATGGTGCGCCGAGCGCGACATGGACCTGACCTGGATCGAGGTCATGCCCATGGGCGATATCGGCAACGAGGACCGTCTGGACCAGTACTGGAAGCTGACCGACCTCCGCGCCCGGCTGGCCGAGCAGTACACCCTGACCGACCTGCCCGAAAGCACCGGCGGCCCGGCCCGCTACGTGCGGCTGGAGGAAACCGGCCAGAAGATCGGCTTCATCACGCCGCTCTCCCACAATTTCTGCGAAAGCTGCAACCGCGTGCGCCTGACCTGCACGGGCGAGCTGTTCATGTGCCTGGGTCAGGAGGACAACGCCGACCTGCGCGCCGCCCTCCGCAACCATCCCGAGAGCGACGCGCCGCTAGAGGCCGCGATCCGCGACGCCATCCGGCTGAAGCCCAAGGGCCACGATTTCGACTATTCCCGCCAGACCGTCGATGGTCGCGTATCCCGCCACATGAGCCACACCGGCGGCTGA
- a CDS encoding DNA alkylation repair protein: MTPEDALSALRAQSDPERTPGMAAYHKTDRPCLGTPNPAINDLVKDWRQDLSLPERTALADGLWQSGVFEARIAAAKLLTQARMRPSDSAAWDLMLTWVPEFDGWAIADHACSALSRRVMADLSRLDTLEGWTTSDHLWTKRAALVAALPLARLSIPKPEEIAARERVLGWAAGYTQDGAWFIQKAVGWWLRDLSKHDADRVRTFLDTHSAAMKPFAVREASNYL; the protein is encoded by the coding sequence ATGACCCCCGAAGACGCCCTTTCCGCCCTGCGCGCCCAGTCCGATCCGGAGCGCACGCCCGGCATGGCCGCCTATCACAAGACCGACCGCCCCTGCCTCGGCACGCCCAACCCGGCGATCAATGACCTGGTAAAGGACTGGCGGCAGGACCTCTCCCTGCCCGAGCGCACCGCACTTGCCGACGGGCTCTGGCAGTCCGGCGTGTTCGAGGCCCGCATCGCCGCCGCCAAGCTGCTGACGCAGGCGCGGATGCGCCCCTCGGACAGCGCGGCCTGGGACCTGATGCTGACATGGGTGCCGGAGTTCGACGGCTGGGCCATCGCCGACCACGCCTGTTCCGCGCTGTCGCGCCGGGTCATGGCCGACCTGTCGCGGCTGGACACGCTCGAAGGCTGGACCACCTCCGATCACCTCTGGACAAAGCGCGCGGCGCTGGTCGCCGCCCTGCCGCTGGCCCGCCTGAGCATTCCGAAACCGGAGGAGATCGCCGCGCGCGAACGTGTGCTCGGCTGGGCCGCCGGTTACACGCAGGACGGCGCGTGGTTCATCCAGAAGGCGGTGGGATGGTGGCTGCGCGACCTGTCCAAACACGACGCCGACAGGGTCCGGACCTTCCTGGACACGCATTCCGCTGCCATGAAACCCTTCGCCGTGCGCGAGGCGTCGAATTACCTCTGA
- a CDS encoding site-specific tyrosine recombinase XerD, whose protein sequence is MTLAPSRWLPLFLEAMAAERGAAANTLAAYQRDLTHVADWLTDHALDFATAQKKDVESYLVDCDTLGLSRATRARRLSAIKQIYRFAFEEGLREDNPAVQIAGPGREKRLPKTLSVEQVDRLLDAAAIHGRTEADRARNACLMQVLYATGMRVTELVSLPVSAARGDPRMLLIRGKGGKERMVPLSPPAREALATWLSARDAAASEAHIATGAVPSPFLFPSHGKAGHLTRHAFYMLIKEFALEAGVPPSEVTPHTLRHAFATHLLANGADLRAIQTLLGHADVATTEIYTHVLEERLRDLVMDHHPMAKD, encoded by the coding sequence ATGACGCTCGCCCCGTCCCGCTGGCTGCCGCTCTTCCTCGAAGCCATGGCGGCAGAGCGCGGCGCCGCCGCCAACACGCTCGCCGCCTACCAGCGCGACCTCACCCATGTCGCCGACTGGCTCACCGACCACGCGCTCGACTTCGCCACCGCGCAGAAGAAGGACGTCGAATCCTACCTCGTCGACTGCGACACGCTGGGCCTTTCGCGCGCCACCCGCGCCCGCCGCCTGTCGGCGATCAAGCAGATCTACCGCTTCGCCTTCGAGGAGGGCCTGCGCGAGGACAACCCCGCCGTCCAGATCGCCGGCCCCGGCCGCGAGAAGCGCCTGCCCAAGACGCTCTCCGTCGAACAGGTGGACCGGCTGCTCGACGCCGCCGCCATCCACGGCCGGACCGAAGCCGACCGCGCCCGCAACGCCTGCCTGATGCAGGTGCTCTACGCCACCGGCATGCGCGTCACCGAACTGGTCTCTCTCCCCGTCTCCGCCGCGCGCGGCGACCCGAGGATGCTGCTGATCCGCGGCAAGGGCGGCAAGGAACGCATGGTGCCCCTGTCCCCCCCTGCGCGTGAGGCGCTGGCCACGTGGCTCTCCGCCCGCGACGCCGCCGCGTCGGAGGCGCACATCGCCACCGGCGCCGTCCCCTCGCCCTTCCTCTTCCCCTCGCACGGCAAGGCCGGGCACCTGACGCGCCACGCCTTCTACATGCTGATCAAGGAATTCGCGCTCGAAGCGGGCGTCCCCCCGTCGGAGGTGACGCCCCACACGCTCCGCCACGCCTTTGCCACGCACCTGCTGGCCAACGGCGCGGACCTGCGGGCGATCCAGACCCTGCTGGGCCACGCCGACGTCGCCACGACCGAGATCTACACCCATGTCCTCGAGGAACGCCTCCGCGACCTCGTGATGGACCACCATCCGATGGCGAAGGACTGA
- a CDS encoding shikimate kinase has protein sequence MAEGTFHKGLILHKTVVFVGMMGAGKTAVGRTLAARLGVKFRDSDHEIEVAAQMNIAEIFARDGEDFFRRKESQIIGRLLDGAPGVLSTGGGAFMSEANRKMISARGVSVWLNADLELLWDRVRQKDTRPLLKTEDPKGTLRGLYDRRVPIYALADLAVRSEPGMSLEKMAARVADALLAERPDVLEERP, from the coding sequence ATGGCCGAAGGCACCTTTCACAAGGGTTTGATCCTGCACAAGACCGTTGTTTTCGTCGGCATGATGGGCGCCGGCAAGACCGCTGTGGGACGGACCCTCGCGGCGCGGCTTGGCGTGAAATTCCGCGACTCGGACCACGAGATCGAGGTCGCGGCGCAGATGAACATAGCAGAGATCTTTGCCCGCGACGGCGAGGATTTCTTTCGTCGCAAGGAAAGCCAGATCATCGGGCGGCTTCTGGACGGTGCGCCCGGCGTGCTGTCGACCGGCGGCGGCGCCTTCATGTCGGAGGCCAATCGCAAGATGATCTCGGCGCGGGGCGTGTCCGTCTGGCTGAACGCCGACCTGGAGCTGTTGTGGGACCGGGTGCGTCAGAAGGACACCCGGCCGCTTCTGAAGACCGAAGATCCCAAGGGCACGCTGCGCGGGCTGTATGACCGGCGGGTGCCGATCTATGCACTGGCCGATCTGGCCGTGCGCTCGGAGCCCGGTATGTCGCTTGAGAAGATGGCGGCGCGCGTGGCGGATGCCCTGCTGGCAGAGCGCCCGGATGTACTGGAGGAACGCCCATGA
- a CDS encoding DUF2569 domain-containing protein, translating to MTDAPARAAPLTIGGWLVLLGVGIVLAPFLVLLNLTTLWRDVFASGAFDIMSDTTSPDYDPLWPVVLVGELAFQVMMLLATVLLAASFFRRKWAFPRLYLGVNLMALTANLVDIAAVRHLLPELPLFDGATVQTFASLAISLLIWTPYLFLSDRARRTFIA from the coding sequence ATGACCGATGCCCCGGCCCGCGCCGCCCCCCTGACGATCGGCGGCTGGCTCGTGCTTCTCGGGGTGGGTATCGTTCTGGCGCCCTTCCTTGTGCTTCTGAACCTCACCACGCTCTGGCGGGACGTCTTCGCCTCCGGCGCCTTCGACATCATGTCCGACACCACCTCCCCCGACTACGACCCGCTCTGGCCGGTGGTGCTGGTCGGCGAACTGGCTTTCCAGGTCATGATGCTTCTGGCGACGGTCCTGCTGGCGGCCTCGTTCTTCCGGCGCAAATGGGCCTTCCCGCGGCTCTACCTCGGCGTCAACCTGATGGCGCTGACCGCGAACCTCGTGGACATCGCGGCGGTGCGCCACCTGCTGCCGGAGCTTCCGCTGTTCGACGGTGCAACGGTGCAGACCTTCGCCAGCCTCGCCATCAGCCTGCTGATCTGGACGCCCTACCTCTTCCTCTCGGACCGCGCGCGAAGGACCTTCATCGCATGA
- a CDS encoding DUF2254 domain-containing protein, whose protein sequence is MFSLPKKAVRVLRGHLRRLWVRVTAFGLLAVAVIPLSQLVERVLPEEWQSLIAGSSVDRLLDIIAAAMLTVTTFSLTVMVSTNHATASQFTPRLQQLIRQDTVTQNTLATFISSYVYALTAIVLREVSYIGDEKALVMFVVTVFMLALIVWSLIRWMQHLQSLGSLISSARQVEDKTALQFRQRLDTPCLGAVPLTGDVPEDGFVVATPETGYIQMIHPEPLQKLAEELKCDIYLLAEIGDFAFLRSPLAKVCGLGDADEETRERLSEALHLNIIIGDERTYDQDPRFGLMTMAQIGSKALSPGINDPGTAIDVINRCGRILSAYRDETEGDGEALHPRLHARPLDAEVLIGDAFDSVARDGAAVREVQERLQKVLGGLMRHPDPELCAAAKARADEYLERAKQALDWEQDRVRLERAAERREGG, encoded by the coding sequence TTGTTCTCTCTTCCGAAAAAGGCGGTGCGCGTGCTGCGTGGCCACCTTCGGCGCCTCTGGGTGCGCGTCACCGCCTTCGGCCTCTTGGCGGTGGCGGTGATCCCGCTGTCGCAACTCGTGGAACGGGTCCTGCCGGAAGAGTGGCAAAGCCTGATCGCGGGGTCGTCCGTCGACCGGCTGCTGGACATCATCGCCGCGGCCATGCTGACGGTCACCACGTTCTCGCTGACGGTCATGGTGTCGACGAACCACGCCACCGCCTCGCAGTTCACGCCGCGGCTGCAGCAACTGATCCGGCAGGACACGGTCACGCAGAATACGCTGGCCACCTTTATCAGCAGTTACGTCTACGCACTGACCGCCATCGTGCTGCGCGAGGTCAGCTATATCGGCGACGAGAAGGCGCTGGTGATGTTTGTCGTCACGGTTTTCATGCTGGCGCTGATCGTCTGGTCTCTGATCCGCTGGATGCAGCACCTGCAGTCGCTGGGCAGTCTGATCAGCTCCGCCCGCCAGGTGGAGGACAAGACGGCGCTGCAGTTCCGCCAGCGGCTGGACACGCCGTGTCTGGGTGCCGTGCCGCTGACCGGAGACGTGCCGGAGGACGGGTTCGTCGTTGCCACGCCCGAGACCGGCTATATCCAGATGATCCATCCGGAGCCGCTGCAGAAACTGGCAGAAGAGTTGAAGTGCGACATCTATCTCCTTGCCGAGATTGGGGATTTCGCCTTCCTGCGGTCTCCGCTGGCGAAGGTCTGCGGGCTGGGTGATGCGGATGAGGAGACCCGCGAACGGCTGTCCGAGGCGCTGCACCTCAACATCATCATCGGGGACGAACGCACCTACGATCAGGACCCGCGATTCGGGCTGATGACCATGGCGCAGATCGGGTCGAAGGCGCTGTCGCCTGGGATCAACGATCCGGGGACGGCGATCGATGTGATCAACCGGTGTGGGCGGATCCTGTCGGCGTATCGGGATGAGACGGAGGGGGACGGCGAGGCGCTGCATCCCCGGCTGCATGCAAGGCCGCTGGATGCGGAGGTTCTGATCGGCGACGCCTTCGATTCGGTGGCGCGCGACGGGGCCGCAGTGCGGGAGGTGCAGGAGCGCCTGCAGAAGGTGCTGGGCGGTCTGATGCGCCATCCCGATCCGGAGCTTTGCGCCGCGGCGAAAGCGCGGGCGGACGAGTATCTTGAGCGGGCGAAACAGGCGCTGGACTGGGAGCAGGACCGCGTCCGGCTGGAGCGTGCGGCAGAGCGGCGTGAAGGGGGCTGA
- a CDS encoding site-2 protease family protein has protein sequence MSWSFPVGRLLGSELRVHATFFLLLGWIGLSAYSSGGTAAALDSLSFVVLLFACVVAHEYGHALMARRFGIRTPDITLLPIGGLARLDRMPERPAQEIAVALAGPAVNVVIWAVLIALGANTSVDALSDPTATGNLAGRIAAVNMALALFNMIPAFPMDGGRVLRAALALGTDRVRATRIAARAGQVFALLLAVWGLTSGNLILLLIAAFVIFAAESEAQDVSSRDIARGLYMRDAMITQFERLRPGDTLGMAGQTLIRTTQHEFPVLDDNGTLLGFLTRQALFTAMAEGSTNRPVAEVMTSEIPQLGLAAPLVQVLDALQTAPAVAAVDRHGRVLGYVTSENVGELMVLRRPR, from the coding sequence ATGTCCTGGTCTTTTCCCGTCGGCCGACTGCTCGGCTCCGAACTCAGGGTGCATGCCACGTTCTTCCTGCTCCTGGGCTGGATCGGGCTTTCGGCCTACAGCAGCGGCGGCACGGCGGCGGCGCTCGACAGCCTGAGCTTCGTCGTCTTGCTCTTCGCCTGCGTGGTGGCGCATGAATACGGCCACGCGCTGATGGCGCGCCGCTTCGGCATCCGCACCCCCGACATCACCCTCCTGCCCATCGGCGGTCTGGCCCGGCTCGACCGGATGCCCGAACGTCCCGCGCAGGAGATCGCCGTGGCGCTGGCGGGCCCGGCGGTCAACGTGGTGATCTGGGCGGTGCTGATCGCGCTCGGCGCCAACACCAGCGTCGACGCGCTCTCGGACCCCACCGCCACCGGCAACCTTGCCGGGCGCATCGCCGCGGTGAACATGGCGCTTGCGCTCTTCAACATGATCCCCGCCTTCCCCATGGACGGCGGCCGCGTGCTGCGGGCGGCGCTGGCGCTTGGCACCGACCGGGTGCGGGCCACCCGCATCGCCGCCCGCGCAGGACAGGTCTTCGCGCTGCTGCTGGCGGTCTGGGGCCTGACCTCCGGCAACCTGATCCTGCTGCTGATCGCCGCCTTCGTGATCTTCGCCGCCGAGAGCGAGGCGCAGGACGTCTCTTCCCGCGACATCGCCCGCGGCCTCTACATGCGCGACGCGATGATCACCCAGTTCGAACGGCTCCGCCCCGGCGACACGCTGGGCATGGCGGGCCAGACCCTGATCCGCACCACCCAGCACGAATTCCCGGTGCTGGACGACAACGGCACGCTCCTCGGCTTCCTGACCCGGCAGGCGCTCTTCACCGCCATGGCCGAGGGCAGCACCAACCGCCCCGTGGCCGAGGTCATGACCTCCGAGATCCCGCAACTGGGACTGGCCGCACCGCTGGTGCAGGTCCTGGACGCCCTGCAGACCGCCCCTGCCGTGGCCGCCGTCGACCGGCATGGCCGTGTTCTGGGCTACGTCACGTCCGAGAACGTCGGCGAACTGATGGTGCTGCGCCGCCCGCGCTGA
- a CDS encoding HlyC/CorC family transporter produces the protein MDPQTGTLDAAFWITSGAILGLIMLSAFFSGSETALTAASRGKLRAASDRGSSGAERALRITEDNERLIGSVLLGNNLVNILATSLATALFTNLFGDSGVAWATLFMTLLVLIFAEVLPKTYAITNPETAAARVAAPIAVVIRLFSPVVAAVRLLVRGVLRIFGVRTDPDSQILAVREEIAGALHLGHSEGVVQKEDRDRILGALDLGDRTVEEIMLHRSNIEMIDADTPPQDILQQCLESSHTRLPVFRGDPENIIGMIHAKDLLRAMYKLTTGEKDIAEALAGFKITDVMMKPYFVPDTTALDEQMRQFLRRRTHFALVVDEYGSLQGLITLEDILEEIVGEIADEHDPQADHQILRTDDGQFLVDGNMTIRDFNRATDFTLPDDEANTVAGLVIYESQVIPTVGQVFSFHGFRFEVLARENNRITKLKIMPL, from the coding sequence ATGGACCCGCAGACCGGAACCCTCGACGCCGCCTTCTGGATCACCTCCGGCGCGATCCTCGGCCTCATCATGCTGTCCGCCTTCTTTTCCGGATCGGAAACCGCGCTGACCGCCGCCTCGCGCGGGAAACTGCGCGCCGCATCCGACAGGGGATCTTCGGGCGCCGAACGCGCGCTGCGGATCACCGAGGACAACGAACGGCTGATCGGCTCCGTCCTCCTGGGCAACAACCTCGTGAACATCCTCGCCACCTCGCTGGCGACCGCGCTCTTCACCAACCTCTTCGGCGACAGCGGCGTCGCCTGGGCCACGCTCTTCATGACGCTGCTCGTGCTGATCTTCGCCGAGGTGCTGCCCAAGACCTACGCCATCACCAACCCCGAAACCGCCGCCGCCCGGGTGGCCGCGCCCATCGCGGTGGTCATCCGGCTGTTCTCGCCCGTGGTGGCCGCCGTGCGCCTGCTGGTCCGCGGCGTGCTGCGCATCTTCGGCGTGCGCACCGATCCCGACAGCCAGATCCTCGCCGTCCGCGAGGAGATCGCCGGCGCCCTGCACCTCGGCCACTCCGAAGGCGTGGTGCAGAAGGAGGACCGCGACCGCATCCTCGGCGCGCTCGACCTCGGCGACCGCACCGTGGAGGAGATCATGCTCCACCGGTCCAACATCGAGATGATCGACGCCGACACGCCGCCGCAGGACATCCTGCAGCAGTGCCTCGAATCGAGCCACACCCGCCTGCCCGTCTTCCGCGGCGACCCGGAAAACATCATCGGCATGATCCACGCCAAGGACCTGCTGCGCGCCATGTACAAGCTGACCACCGGCGAGAAGGACATCGCCGAGGCGCTGGCAGGCTTCAAGATCACCGATGTGATGATGAAGCCCTACTTCGTGCCGGACACCACCGCTCTCGACGAACAGATGCGCCAGTTCCTGCGCCGCCGGACCCACTTCGCGCTGGTGGTGGACGAATACGGCTCGCTTCAGGGTCTGATCACGCTCGAGGACATCCTCGAGGAGATCGTGGGCGAGATCGCGGACGAACACGACCCGCAGGCCGACCACCAGATCCTGCGCACCGACGACGGCCAATTCCTCGTCGACGGCAACATGACGATCCGCGACTTCAACCGCGCCACCGACTTCACCCTGCCCGACGACGAGGCCAACACCGTTGCCGGTCTGGTGATCTACGAGTCGCAGGTGATCCCGACCGTCGGCCAGGTGTTCAGCTTCCACGGTTTCCGGTTCGAGGTCCTCGCGCGGGAGAACAACCGCATCACCAAGCTGAAGATCATGCCGCTCTGA
- a CDS encoding alpha/beta family hydrolase, producing MTRFLFDGEAGAPVTVLLAHGAVAAMDTPFMEGLAAALAGCGLRVARFEFAYMAARRTGGPKRPPRKVEVLSAEYAAALADLPGAGRVVIGGKSMGGRVASLIADEAFAAGRIAGLACFGYPFHPQGKPEKLRTEHLAGLRTPALICQGTRDPFGTQEEVAGYALSERMALHWLEDGDHDFVPRKRVTGLTQADHLSAAARACAGWARGL from the coding sequence GTGACACGGTTTCTGTTCGATGGCGAGGCCGGGGCGCCGGTGACGGTGCTTCTGGCGCATGGCGCGGTGGCGGCGATGGACACGCCGTTCATGGAGGGACTGGCGGCGGCGCTGGCGGGCTGCGGCCTGCGCGTGGCGCGGTTCGAGTTCGCCTACATGGCGGCGCGGCGCACCGGCGGGCCGAAGCGGCCGCCGCGGAAGGTCGAGGTGCTGAGCGCGGAATACGCGGCGGCGCTGGCGGACCTGCCGGGTGCGGGCCGGGTGGTCATCGGCGGCAAGTCGATGGGCGGGCGCGTCGCCTCGCTGATCGCCGACGAGGCGTTTGCGGCGGGGCGGATCGCGGGGCTGGCCTGTTTCGGCTACCCGTTCCACCCGCAGGGCAAGCCGGAGAAGCTGCGCACCGAACATCTGGCAGGGCTCAGGACGCCCGCGCTGATCTGCCAGGGCACCCGCGACCCCTTCGGCACGCAAGAAGAGGTGGCGGGCTATGCGCTGTCGGAGCGGATGGCGCTGCACTGGCTGGAGGACGGCGACCACGATTTCGTGCCGCGCAAGCGGGTCACCGGCCTGACGCAGGCGGATCACCTGAGTGCCGCGGCGCGGGCCTGTGCCGGGTGGGCCCGGGGGCTATAG
- a CDS encoding pyridoxamine 5'-phosphate oxidase family protein → MAKQFDHLTDPIRRFIAAQHIVFVATAAETGRVNLSPKGMDSLRIMGPNRILWRNLTGSGNETAGHLKRVNRMTLMWCGFEKQPMILRAYGTARTVQEGDADWSELNGLFPEETGARQVFDMAVDMAQTSCGYAVPFFDYAGERDVLHDWADRKGRDGVRAYWAEKNATTIDGFPTGTAAPVDTAPLASE, encoded by the coding sequence ATGGCCAAGCAATTCGACCACCTGACCGACCCGATCCGCCGCTTCATCGCCGCGCAGCACATCGTCTTCGTGGCCACGGCAGCGGAAACGGGCCGCGTGAACCTCTCGCCCAAGGGGATGGATTCGCTGCGCATCATGGGGCCGAACCGCATACTCTGGCGCAACCTGACCGGGTCGGGGAACGAGACGGCGGGCCACCTGAAACGGGTCAACCGCATGACGCTCATGTGGTGCGGGTTCGAAAAGCAGCCGATGATCCTGCGCGCCTACGGCACCGCCCGCACCGTGCAGGAAGGCGACGCCGACTGGTCCGAGCTCAACGGCCTCTTCCCCGAGGAAACCGGCGCGCGGCAGGTCTTCGACATGGCGGTGGACATGGCCCAGACCTCCTGCGGCTACGCGGTGCCCTTCTTCGACTACGCGGGCGAACGGGACGTGCTGCACGACTGGGCGGACCGCAAGGGCCGCGACGGCGTGCGCGCCTACTGGGCCGAGAAGAACGCGACCACCATCGACGGCTTCCCCACCGGGACGGCCGCGCCCGTGGACACAGCCCCCCTCGCCTCCGAATGA